Proteins found in one Pempheris klunzingeri isolate RE-2024b chromosome 6, fPemKlu1.hap1, whole genome shotgun sequence genomic segment:
- the LOC139203285 gene encoding survival motor neuron protein-like, giving the protein MTEVTGNTDESATVQQQTSLIEAFENTLEISQDFEQTECAASEETDGKQTSEQQDGQTVCAAAAEPSGTESKWGVGARCQVRWSEDGQVYLATVVSLDGERCRVHFNGYGNEEDVELSELRSPDGPHTHRHNPQDWGPGSRCRAVYSEDGLVYPAVVLWVKGQRCRIRFDDYNNEEEQDVDGLLRLDELRGPGRAAVRTRTWTPTRIPDWVSNPRSVGL; this is encoded by the exons ATGACCGAGGTGACGGGAAACACG gATGAATCCGCGACGGTTCAACAGCAAACTTCTCTTATTGAAGCGTTTGAAAACACTTTGGAAATCTCACAG gactTTGAACAGACAGAATGTGCAGCATCAGAGGAGACGGACGGCAAACAGACGTCGGAGCAGCAGGACGGACAGAcggtctgtgctgctgcagctgaaccCTCCGGCACTGAGTCAAAG tggggggtgggggctcGCTGTCAGGTCAGGTGGTCGGAGGACGGGCAGGTGTATCTGGCGACCGTGGTGTCTTTGGACGGGGAGCGCTGCAGAGTCCACTTCAACGGCTACGGCAACGAGGAGGACGTAGAACTGAGCGAGCTCAGAAGTCCAGacggtccacacacacacagacacaacccccag GACTGGGGACCCGGCTCTCGGTGCCGGGCCGTGTACTCTGAGGACGGCCTGGTCTATCCGGCTGTGGTcctgtgggtcaaaggtcagcgcTGCCGCATTCGCTTCGATGACTACAACAACGAGGAGGAGCAGGACGTCGACGGCCTGCTGCGCCTCGACGAGCTCCGCGGACCCGGCAGAGCCGCGGTGAGGACCCGAACCTGGACCCCGACTAGGATCCCGGACTGGGTGTCAAACCCGAGGAGCGTGGGGCTTTGA
- the LOC139202881 gene encoding centriolin encodes MAAPSKSSQKAKNAAIVLLALWSVVSLVVIVVWATSPDLKSSAQCRAELQETTEKLEGAKVVWNKNKVALEELLEKAREEQDRQRARVLLLLGRLNATNATLEECRREAVVLNGNISALQETVEQQRQTEANLTARLGLQEDHIEALQQNLTLAAHRTESCASLKTAAESQMVAAQSETRACESQQQYLQKQLQKCKDSEVPQQTQPQQDAVPPSNSAAAVSLCGVPALTLLVFSALRLIT; translated from the exons ATGGCCGCCCCCTCCAAGTCCTCCCAGAAGGCAAAGAACGCGGCGATCGTCCTCCTGGCGCTCTGGTCCGTGGTGTCGCTCGTCGTCATCGTGGTGTGGGCGACGTCCCCCGACCTGAAGAGCTCGGCGCAGTGCCGGGCCGAGCTGCAGGAGACCACCGAGAAGCTGGAGGGCGCCAAGGTGGTGTGGAACAAGAACAaggtggctctggaggagctcctGGAGAAGGCCAGGGAGGAGCAGGACCGCCAGAGAGCCCgggtcctgctgctgctgggacgCCTCAACGCCACCAACGCCACGCTGGAGGAGTGTCGGCGGGAAGCG GTCGTCCTGAACGGGAACATCAGCGCGCTGCAGGAGACGGTGGAGCAGCAGCGTCAGACGGAGGCGAACCTCACGGCTCGGCTCGGCCTGCAGGAAG ACCACATCGAGGCCCTGCAGCAGAACCTGACCCTGGCCGCCCATCGGACCGAGTCCTGCGCCAGCCTGAAGACGGCGGCTGAGAGCCAGATGGTGGCGGCTCAGAGTGAGACCAGAGCCTGCGAGTCCCAGCAGCAGTACCTGCAGAAGCAGCT tcaGAAGTGTAAGGACTCCGAGGTTCCTCAGCAGACGCAGCCGCAGCAGGACGCCGTCCCGCCCTCCAACTCTGCCGCCGCCGTGTCGCTCTGTGGCGTTCCCGCGCTGACGCTGCTCGTCTTCAGCGCTCTGCGGCTGATTACCT GA
- the sid1 gene encoding secreted immunoglobulin domain 1 isoform X1 — protein MMMVMMMVMMMVMMVMMVSLSGLGEQGAAAPPYPTVQVRVGEDVTLQCPLLAAPPVAPSVLSWYRQTAGRRPQLLLSFRTADPSHARYGAGVRPLKVSAAADGSLLLRGSQRSDAAVYYCGISQGGGRKDGPPPRRPAHRFHSAGSHRRGSRGQNPRHRKSPRREGNPGAGLWS, from the exons atgatgatggtgatgatgatggtgatgatgatggtgatgatggtgatgatggtgtcCCTCAGCG GTTTGGGGGAGCAGGGTGCCGCCGCCCCACCGTACCCCACAGTTCAGGTGAGAGTCGGGGAGGACGTCACGCTGcagtgccccctgctggccgCCCCCCCCGTCGCCCCCTCCGTGCTCAGCTGGTACAGACAGACGGCAGGACGGAggcctcagctgctgctctccttcagGACCGCCGACCCCTCGCACGCCCGCTACGGCGCCGGCGTGCGCCCCCTTAAAGTCTCCGCTGCGGCCGACGGCTCGCTGCTGCTGCGCGGCTCCCAGCGGAGCGACGCTGCCGTCTACTACTGCGGCATCTCTCAGGGAGGGGGCCGGAAGGACGGACCGCCCCCCCGCAGACCCGCTCACAGGTTTCACAGTGCTGGATCACACAGGAGGGGCAGCAGAGGGCAAAACCCACGGCACAGGAAGTCACCGCGACGTGAAGGGAACCCTGGAGCTGGTCTCTGGTCCTGA
- the sid1 gene encoding secreted immunoglobulin domain 1 isoform X2 has translation MMMVMMMVMMVMMVSLSAGLGEQGAAAPPYPTVQVRVGEDVTLQCPLLAAPPVAPSVLSWYRQTAGRRPQLLLSFRTADPSHARYGAGVRPLKVSAAADGSLLLRGSQRSDAAVYYCGISQGGGRKDGPPPRRPAHRFHSAGSHRRGSRGQNPRHRKSPRREGNPGAGLWS, from the exons atgatgatggtgatgatgatggtgatgatggtgatgatggtgtcCCTCAGCG CAGGTTTGGGGGAGCAGGGTGCCGCCGCCCCACCGTACCCCACAGTTCAGGTGAGAGTCGGGGAGGACGTCACGCTGcagtgccccctgctggccgCCCCCCCCGTCGCCCCCTCCGTGCTCAGCTGGTACAGACAGACGGCAGGACGGAggcctcagctgctgctctccttcagGACCGCCGACCCCTCGCACGCCCGCTACGGCGCCGGCGTGCGCCCCCTTAAAGTCTCCGCTGCGGCCGACGGCTCGCTGCTGCTGCGCGGCTCCCAGCGGAGCGACGCTGCCGTCTACTACTGCGGCATCTCTCAGGGAGGGGGCCGGAAGGACGGACCGCCCCCCCGCAGACCCGCTCACAGGTTTCACAGTGCTGGATCACACAGGAGGGGCAGCAGAGGGCAAAACCCACGGCACAGGAAGTCACCGCGACGTGAAGGGAACCCTGGAGCTGGTCTCTGGTCCTGA